Proteins encoded by one window of Channa argus isolate prfri chromosome 1, Channa argus male v1.0, whole genome shotgun sequence:
- the slf2 gene encoding SMC5-SMC6 complex localization factor protein 2 isoform X1 → MRKATENQRNNRTLAEYFSPRSKVKDLARQQHLLPSYSTFHQETPMKPSQVPNLLSHPPPRRVLPLESPELCYSNRLAQSWHHSSNPGAIHPSVFVPSNPTSSGMPVSRPYHIPRDRPGLPQHCAQPDVFPLSSTKVDTSAYQPQHLSPSDFHHTSPQFMELSNHSLSSHIRRAQVNKSKDTFSFSGSKTVTAKCEDLKKRQSSDAQSSMQTVQLHRPPLTLSLNSRAAQQLYPWPLSHSEQWRSATNQWPLQGYQPSPTTQSSDTSSGPSFMQSPVAPGQDQEHNRTPSRKMLFPVVDLNYSSPKRQRDFEHCDDNAKKLCVQTVNSERTQMPKPTVGTSLSTSQVSSSNHSPVLELSPRTTDSHLCTESAFGQSPCLEMSSTFKTTKSSCTSQSPKTCLKKRPAMGAKQAFINSSHNDIVKLSSTSKPSGEHFKKKCEENDKTLKPNTLSSSEIPQKDTSRSHYIVLESHHSDGTSVLPMKILSKRKSDSSTSKPASRQNSSSSSRCIVKQNKTAHSRRHVVIPNDAEELFTPDPMVYIVSPTRKTAKPNKDGETAKLPSSDRSCPSATATSSSTPVIGSLCHKPQNSKVTGSSLPVDTKVSSSVCNPQILLPTIALVRIKPELSTEHIHPQDGNIPLTSSCWQLKEKSVKPDEKCASLKDDVSSDTLETDKAAIKQTSTSRCSVSPPLKRQVTEVGRKHVNEEDPIDVELDLSFALDLDLTQSSHSSEGEQLLSLQEMMERVTKPSDTPEKGTYSEPSTPRHCSYQSKIQLLPPRTKTGIYSNSLDQMLKDINTNKKAKQIEMQLLTACKEDLLRIAEYEEAEENQDEGISSEQQEFLQRYSLMSSAIREVPPGEVVFNLEKFGQIFNQNSLQLRKCMVHPQGTAQKTLLWSSPAQLRLHVTIGLFQESYDCQSPCPTQVTRFLFKMMSVHSERMVSEAMLKALCDIACTAAYQRVKNGNQQFKVWVPSLADVTLVLMNMGVAFVTLFPFENLQPAFTEGDLLEDEYVKIESPSSDKEQSTFPEHNCNNILKYLSYCMGICPRAYSDDELLLLLTVVARIGLDTRLILQSDVELYPLQFKIVNNIRDWDTMLPKICQALTNLTDDHHNMCLLVQLLPDNACGKQLRRHLSLSMISKLLDGNCTYRPTEKEFQLSKLRPYVPRMQPSTLLRTMLSSSSRNEKDGEDMAALDQQAYYLCYSLLTLANEASNFQFFPAQQKEQLMYLCSELETHVKCDIRESEKRLYRSKVKDLVARIYTKWQMLLQRTRPLNGKLYDYWQPLPTDTLISSQEEQMENSDDAEGTLMEGDPELEEDEREITSGSEENEVVIDGEQKEEEKLEEQRGIQLNDKLETGGGSPVNDLNETEDGLDQVPGELNQDTVELEPQTHTESKAREELIETGNAEHIEKETENTGHTELGTPPQPVGCM, encoded by the exons ATgagaaaagcaacagaaaatcaaagaaacaaTCG GACACTTGCAGAATACTTCTCCCCGAGGAGTAAAG tgAAGGATCTAGCACGTCAGCAGCACCTTCTACCCAGTTACTCAACTTTTCACCAGGAAACTCCAATGAAGCCCTCTCAGGTCCCTAACCTGCTTTCACACCCACCACCCAGGAGAGTTTTGCCGCTCGAAAGCCCTGAGCTCTGTTACAGCAACAGATTGGCTCAGTCTTGGCATCACTCTTCAAACCCAGGTGCAATCCATCCATCAGTGTTTGTTCCAAGCAACCCAACTAGCAGTGGCATGCCAGTGAGTAGGCCTTATCACATACCCAGGGATAGACCGGGTCTTCCACAGCACTGTGCTCAACCAGATGTTTTTCCACTCAGCTCAACTAAAGTTGATACCTCAGCATATCAGCCACAGCACTTATCTCCCAGTGATTTTCACCACACATCCCCTCAATTCATGGAGTTAAGCAACCACTCTCTATCCTCTCACATTAGGAGAGCTCAAGTAAACAAATCAAAGgacactttttctttctcaggaagtaaaactgtaacagcaaaatgtgaagatttaaaaaag AGACAATCCAGTGATGCACAGAGTTCCATGCAAACTGTCCAGCTGCACAGGCCCCCTCTGACCCTATCGctaaacagcagagcagctcaACAACTTTACCCATGGCCCCTCTCACATTCAGAGCAGTGGAGATCTGCTACCAACCAGTGGCCCCTACAGGGCTACCAGCCTTCCCCAACTACCCAGTCTTCTGACACAAGTAGTGGTCCCAGTTTCATGCAAAGCCCTGTAGCCCCTGGCCAg GACCAAGAACATAATAGAACCCCTTCAAGAAAAATGCTATTTCCAG TGGTGGACCTGAATTACTCCTCTCCTAAGAGGCAGAGGGATTTTGAGCACTGTGACGACAATGCCAAGAAACTGTGTGTTCAGACTGTGAACTCCGAGAGAACGCAGATGCCAAAACCTACTGTTGGCACCTCACTCAGCACTTCCCAGGTGTCATCATCGAACCATTCTCCAGTATTGGAGCTGTCACCCAGAACTACAGATAGCCATCTGTGTACTGAGTCAGCATTTGGTCAGTCACCCTGCTTGGAAATGTcatccacatttaaaacaacaaagtcatcctGCACATCACAGTCGCCCAAAACTTGTCTAAAGAAGCGACCAGCAATGGGTGCAAAGCAGGCCTTTATAAATTCCTCTCATAATGACATTGTGAAGTTAAGCTCAACTTCAAAGCCTAGTGGagaacattttaagaaaaagtgTGAGGAGAATGATAAAACTCTTAAACCAAACACTTTGTCATCTTCTGAGATTCCCCAGAAAGACACTAGTAGATCACATTATATTGTGTTAGAGAGCCACCATTCCGATGGAACCTCAGTCTTACCCATGAAGATTCTGAGCAAAAGAAAGTCTGACAGTAGCACTTCTAAACCAGCTTCAAGACAAAATTCAAGTTCTTCAAGCCGTTGTAtagtaaaacagaataaaactgcCCACTCACGAAGACATGTAGTAATACCTAATGATGCAGAGGAGCTCTTCACCCCCGATCCCATGGTTTATATTGTCAGCCCTACACGTAAGACTGCAAAGCCAAACAAAGATGGGGAAACGGCCAAATTACCCAGTTCAGATAGAAGTTGTCCCTCCGCTACAGCGACTAGCTCCAGCACACCTGTCATTGGATCTCTGTGCCACAAACCCCAGAACTCCAAAGTAACTGGTTCTTCTCTTCCAGTAGACACAAAAGTATCTTCCTCAGTGTGTAATCCGCAAATTTTGTTGCCAACTATAGCTTTGGTGCGGATAAAACCTGAATTGAGCACTGAACACATTCATCCTCAAGATGGAAACATCCCTCTCACTTCTTCATGCTGGCAGCTTAAAGAAAAGAGTGTTAAACCTGATGAGAAATGTGCGTCTCTCAAAGACGATGTGAGTTCAGACACTTTAGAGACTGACAAAGCTGCCATCAAACAAACCTCTACATCCCGTTGTTCTGTCTCTCCGCCACTGAAGAGGCAAGTGACTGAAGTGGGTAGAAAGCACGTGAATGAAGAGGATCCAATCGATGTGGAGCTAGACCTAAGCTTTGCATTAGATTTAGATCTAACCCAAAGCTCACACAGCAGTGAAGGGGAGCAGCTGCTTTCTCTGCAGGAGATGATGGAGCGCGTTACCAAGCCCTCAGATACACCGGAGAAGGGAACCTACTCAGAGCCAAGTACACCTCGACATTGCAGCTATCAGTCAAAAATT CAGCTATTGCCACCCAGGACAAAAACGGGCATCTACAGCAATAGTCTCGATCAAATGCTGAAGGACATAAACaccaataaaaa AGCTAAACAGATTGAGATGCAGCTTCTAACCGCATGTAAAGAGGACCTGTTGAGAATAGCTGAATatgaggaggctgaggagaaCCAGGATGAGGGCATCTCCTCTGAACAACA GGAATTCCTGCAGCGCTACTCATTGATGTCCAGTGCAATCCGAGAAGTACCTCCAGGAGAAGTAGTGTTTAACCTAGAGAAATTTGGCCAGATCTTCAACCAGAATTCGCTGCAGCTAAGAAAATGCATGGTCCATCCACAGGGCACAGCACAGAAAACCCTTCTCTG GTCAAGCCCTGCTCAGCTAAGACTGCATGTGACTATTGGTTTGTTCCAAGAATCTTATGACTGCCAATCTCCCTGTCCGACTCAGGTTACTCGTTTTCTATTCAAG ATGATGTCGGTCCATAGTGAAAGAATGGTGTCTGAAGCGATGCTGAAGGCACTGTGTGACATCGCCTGTACTGCTGCTTATCAACGAG TGAAGAATGGAAACCAGCAATTTAAAGTTTGGGTGCCCAGTTTGGCTGATGTTACACTGGTCCTGATGAATATGGGAGTTGCATTTGTTACTCTCTTTCCTTTTGAGAATCTGCAGCCTGCATTTACGGAGGGAGATTTGCT gGAGGATGAGTATGTCAAAATTGAAAGTCCCTCCAGTGACAAGGAACAAAGCACATTCCCTGAACACAACTGCAACAATATTTTGAAG tACCTATCTTACTGTATGGGCATCTGTCCACGGGCATACAGTGATGATGAGCTGCTCCTGCTCCTAACTGTGGTGGCAAGAATTGGCTTAGACACAAGGCTTATTCTGCAGTCTGATGTGGAACTGTACCCTCTGCAATTTAAAATAGTCAACAACATCCGGGACTGGGACACCATG CTGCCAAAAATCTGTCAGGCCCTTACCAATCTGACAGATGACCACCACAACATGTGCCTGCTGGTTCAACTGCTGCCTGATAATGCCTGTGGAAA GCAACTGCGTCGGCACCTGAGCCTTTCCATGATCTCTAAGCTGTTAGATGGAAATTGCACGTACAGACCAACAGAAAAAGAGTTTCAG CTATCTAAGCTGAGGCCTTATGTGCCCCGTATGCAACCTTCTACCCTTCTCCGTACCATGCTGAGCTCCTCCAGCAGGAAtgagaaagatggagaggatATGGCTGCTCTAGACCAACAG GCTTACTACCTCTGCTATAGCCTTCTGACTTTGGCAAATGAAGCTtcaaattttcagtttttcccagCTCAGCAGAAG GAACAGCTTATGTATCTGTGTTCTGAGTTGGAAACACATGTTAAGTGTGACatcagagagagcgagaaacgTTTATATCGAAGCAAG GTAAAGGATCTTGTTGCGAGGATCTACACCAAGTGGCAGATGCTCCTCCAGAGGACCAGGCCTCTCAAT GGTAAGCTGTATGATTATTGGCAGCCTCTGCCTACGGATACACTGATCAGCAGTCAAGAAGAGCAGATGGAAAACAGTGATGATGCAGAAGGCACTCTGATGGAGGGAGATCCTGAGCTGGAGGAGGATGAACGAGAGATAACCAGTGGATCTGAAGAAAATGAGGTTGTGATTGATGGGgagcagaaagaagaggagaagctTGAGGAGCAAAGGGGCATACAATTAAATGACAAGCTGGAAACTGGTGGAGGTAGTCCTGTGAATGACCTAAATGAAACAGAAGATGGACTAGATCAAGTTCCTGGAGAGTTGAACCAAGATACTGTAGAGTTGgagcctcaaacacacacagagtctaAAGCAAGGGAAGAGCTAATAGAAACTGGTAACGCAGAGCACATTGAGAAGGAGACTGAAAATACTGGCCATACAGAACTTGGCACTCCACCACAGCCAGTTGGCTGCATGTGA
- the slf2 gene encoding SMC5-SMC6 complex localization factor protein 2 isoform X4: protein MRKATENQRNNRTLAEYFSPRSKVKDLARQQHLLPSYSTFHQETPMKPSQVPNLLSHPPPRRVLPLESPELCYSNRLAQSWHHSSNPGAIHPSVFVPSNPTSSGMPDQEHNRTPSRKMLFPVVDLNYSSPKRQRDFEHCDDNAKKLCVQTVNSERTQMPKPTVGTSLSTSQVSSSNHSPVLELSPRTTDSHLCTESAFGQSPCLEMSSTFKTTKSSCTSQSPKTCLKKRPAMGAKQAFINSSHNDIVKLSSTSKPSGEHFKKKCEENDKTLKPNTLSSSEIPQKDTSRSHYIVLESHHSDGTSVLPMKILSKRKSDSSTSKPASRQNSSSSSRCIVKQNKTAHSRRHVVIPNDAEELFTPDPMVYIVSPTRKTAKPNKDGETAKLPSSDRSCPSATATSSSTPVIGSLCHKPQNSKVTGSSLPVDTKVSSSVCNPQILLPTIALVRIKPELSTEHIHPQDGNIPLTSSCWQLKEKSVKPDEKCASLKDDVSSDTLETDKAAIKQTSTSRCSVSPPLKRQVTEVGRKHVNEEDPIDVELDLSFALDLDLTQSSHSSEGEQLLSLQEMMERVTKPSDTPEKGTYSEPSTPRHCSYQSKIQLLPPRTKTGIYSNSLDQMLKDINTNKKAKQIEMQLLTACKEDLLRIAEYEEAEENQDEGISSEQQEFLQRYSLMSSAIREVPPGEVVFNLEKFGQIFNQNSLQLRKCMVHPQGTAQKTLLWSSPAQLRLHVTIGLFQESYDCQSPCPTQVTRFLFKMMSVHSERMVSEAMLKALCDIACTAAYQRVKNGNQQFKVWVPSLADVTLVLMNMGVAFVTLFPFENLQPAFTEGDLLEDEYVKIESPSSDKEQSTFPEHNCNNILKYLSYCMGICPRAYSDDELLLLLTVVARIGLDTRLILQSDVELYPLQFKIVNNIRDWDTMLPKICQALTNLTDDHHNMCLLVQLLPDNACGKQLRRHLSLSMISKLLDGNCTYRPTEKEFQLSKLRPYVPRMQPSTLLRTMLSSSSRNEKDGEDMAALDQQAYYLCYSLLTLANEASNFQFFPAQQKEQLMYLCSELETHVKCDIRESEKRLYRSKVKDLVARIYTKWQMLLQRTRPLNGKLYDYWQPLPTDTLISSQEEQMENSDDAEGTLMEGDPELEEDEREITSGSEENEVVIDGEQKEEEKLEEQRGIQLNDKLETGGGSPVNDLNETEDGLDQVPGELNQDTVELEPQTHTESKAREELIETGNAEHIEKETENTGHTELGTPPQPVGCM from the exons ATgagaaaagcaacagaaaatcaaagaaacaaTCG GACACTTGCAGAATACTTCTCCCCGAGGAGTAAAG tgAAGGATCTAGCACGTCAGCAGCACCTTCTACCCAGTTACTCAACTTTTCACCAGGAAACTCCAATGAAGCCCTCTCAGGTCCCTAACCTGCTTTCACACCCACCACCCAGGAGAGTTTTGCCGCTCGAAAGCCCTGAGCTCTGTTACAGCAACAGATTGGCTCAGTCTTGGCATCACTCTTCAAACCCAGGTGCAATCCATCCATCAGTGTTTGTTCCAAGCAACCCAACTAGCAGTGGCATGCCA GACCAAGAACATAATAGAACCCCTTCAAGAAAAATGCTATTTCCAG TGGTGGACCTGAATTACTCCTCTCCTAAGAGGCAGAGGGATTTTGAGCACTGTGACGACAATGCCAAGAAACTGTGTGTTCAGACTGTGAACTCCGAGAGAACGCAGATGCCAAAACCTACTGTTGGCACCTCACTCAGCACTTCCCAGGTGTCATCATCGAACCATTCTCCAGTATTGGAGCTGTCACCCAGAACTACAGATAGCCATCTGTGTACTGAGTCAGCATTTGGTCAGTCACCCTGCTTGGAAATGTcatccacatttaaaacaacaaagtcatcctGCACATCACAGTCGCCCAAAACTTGTCTAAAGAAGCGACCAGCAATGGGTGCAAAGCAGGCCTTTATAAATTCCTCTCATAATGACATTGTGAAGTTAAGCTCAACTTCAAAGCCTAGTGGagaacattttaagaaaaagtgTGAGGAGAATGATAAAACTCTTAAACCAAACACTTTGTCATCTTCTGAGATTCCCCAGAAAGACACTAGTAGATCACATTATATTGTGTTAGAGAGCCACCATTCCGATGGAACCTCAGTCTTACCCATGAAGATTCTGAGCAAAAGAAAGTCTGACAGTAGCACTTCTAAACCAGCTTCAAGACAAAATTCAAGTTCTTCAAGCCGTTGTAtagtaaaacagaataaaactgcCCACTCACGAAGACATGTAGTAATACCTAATGATGCAGAGGAGCTCTTCACCCCCGATCCCATGGTTTATATTGTCAGCCCTACACGTAAGACTGCAAAGCCAAACAAAGATGGGGAAACGGCCAAATTACCCAGTTCAGATAGAAGTTGTCCCTCCGCTACAGCGACTAGCTCCAGCACACCTGTCATTGGATCTCTGTGCCACAAACCCCAGAACTCCAAAGTAACTGGTTCTTCTCTTCCAGTAGACACAAAAGTATCTTCCTCAGTGTGTAATCCGCAAATTTTGTTGCCAACTATAGCTTTGGTGCGGATAAAACCTGAATTGAGCACTGAACACATTCATCCTCAAGATGGAAACATCCCTCTCACTTCTTCATGCTGGCAGCTTAAAGAAAAGAGTGTTAAACCTGATGAGAAATGTGCGTCTCTCAAAGACGATGTGAGTTCAGACACTTTAGAGACTGACAAAGCTGCCATCAAACAAACCTCTACATCCCGTTGTTCTGTCTCTCCGCCACTGAAGAGGCAAGTGACTGAAGTGGGTAGAAAGCACGTGAATGAAGAGGATCCAATCGATGTGGAGCTAGACCTAAGCTTTGCATTAGATTTAGATCTAACCCAAAGCTCACACAGCAGTGAAGGGGAGCAGCTGCTTTCTCTGCAGGAGATGATGGAGCGCGTTACCAAGCCCTCAGATACACCGGAGAAGGGAACCTACTCAGAGCCAAGTACACCTCGACATTGCAGCTATCAGTCAAAAATT CAGCTATTGCCACCCAGGACAAAAACGGGCATCTACAGCAATAGTCTCGATCAAATGCTGAAGGACATAAACaccaataaaaa AGCTAAACAGATTGAGATGCAGCTTCTAACCGCATGTAAAGAGGACCTGTTGAGAATAGCTGAATatgaggaggctgaggagaaCCAGGATGAGGGCATCTCCTCTGAACAACA GGAATTCCTGCAGCGCTACTCATTGATGTCCAGTGCAATCCGAGAAGTACCTCCAGGAGAAGTAGTGTTTAACCTAGAGAAATTTGGCCAGATCTTCAACCAGAATTCGCTGCAGCTAAGAAAATGCATGGTCCATCCACAGGGCACAGCACAGAAAACCCTTCTCTG GTCAAGCCCTGCTCAGCTAAGACTGCATGTGACTATTGGTTTGTTCCAAGAATCTTATGACTGCCAATCTCCCTGTCCGACTCAGGTTACTCGTTTTCTATTCAAG ATGATGTCGGTCCATAGTGAAAGAATGGTGTCTGAAGCGATGCTGAAGGCACTGTGTGACATCGCCTGTACTGCTGCTTATCAACGAG TGAAGAATGGAAACCAGCAATTTAAAGTTTGGGTGCCCAGTTTGGCTGATGTTACACTGGTCCTGATGAATATGGGAGTTGCATTTGTTACTCTCTTTCCTTTTGAGAATCTGCAGCCTGCATTTACGGAGGGAGATTTGCT gGAGGATGAGTATGTCAAAATTGAAAGTCCCTCCAGTGACAAGGAACAAAGCACATTCCCTGAACACAACTGCAACAATATTTTGAAG tACCTATCTTACTGTATGGGCATCTGTCCACGGGCATACAGTGATGATGAGCTGCTCCTGCTCCTAACTGTGGTGGCAAGAATTGGCTTAGACACAAGGCTTATTCTGCAGTCTGATGTGGAACTGTACCCTCTGCAATTTAAAATAGTCAACAACATCCGGGACTGGGACACCATG CTGCCAAAAATCTGTCAGGCCCTTACCAATCTGACAGATGACCACCACAACATGTGCCTGCTGGTTCAACTGCTGCCTGATAATGCCTGTGGAAA GCAACTGCGTCGGCACCTGAGCCTTTCCATGATCTCTAAGCTGTTAGATGGAAATTGCACGTACAGACCAACAGAAAAAGAGTTTCAG CTATCTAAGCTGAGGCCTTATGTGCCCCGTATGCAACCTTCTACCCTTCTCCGTACCATGCTGAGCTCCTCCAGCAGGAAtgagaaagatggagaggatATGGCTGCTCTAGACCAACAG GCTTACTACCTCTGCTATAGCCTTCTGACTTTGGCAAATGAAGCTtcaaattttcagtttttcccagCTCAGCAGAAG GAACAGCTTATGTATCTGTGTTCTGAGTTGGAAACACATGTTAAGTGTGACatcagagagagcgagaaacgTTTATATCGAAGCAAG GTAAAGGATCTTGTTGCGAGGATCTACACCAAGTGGCAGATGCTCCTCCAGAGGACCAGGCCTCTCAAT GGTAAGCTGTATGATTATTGGCAGCCTCTGCCTACGGATACACTGATCAGCAGTCAAGAAGAGCAGATGGAAAACAGTGATGATGCAGAAGGCACTCTGATGGAGGGAGATCCTGAGCTGGAGGAGGATGAACGAGAGATAACCAGTGGATCTGAAGAAAATGAGGTTGTGATTGATGGGgagcagaaagaagaggagaagctTGAGGAGCAAAGGGGCATACAATTAAATGACAAGCTGGAAACTGGTGGAGGTAGTCCTGTGAATGACCTAAATGAAACAGAAGATGGACTAGATCAAGTTCCTGGAGAGTTGAACCAAGATACTGTAGAGTTGgagcctcaaacacacacagagtctaAAGCAAGGGAAGAGCTAATAGAAACTGGTAACGCAGAGCACATTGAGAAGGAGACTGAAAATACTGGCCATACAGAACTTGGCACTCCACCACAGCCAGTTGGCTGCATGTGA